The nucleotide window CATCATGCAAAATAGGTACATTTCTTAATCTTTTCTTTGAGCCATTTTTAGATACGCCATGTATACTAAATATATCATATATAAATATCACAGGTAACAAGCAGTGCAAGTTCGGTGGAACTTTAAGTTAAAACCAAATCAATCTCAGATAGCGAGAATGTCTGAGTGGTTGATAACTTTGAGAAAACACCGTAACTATGCACTCCGCGAAAGGGAAACTGGCTATAATACTAATAACCAAAATGCCGATATTCCCATTAGTTATGCTTTTGGTTCATTTTGCGATTTAGAATCAAAATTTGAATATGGTGCTAGTTGTCCTCTCACTTGTCCTGTAGTTAAACATGGTGTTATTCCTGATAATTTATCCCTTGCTCTAAAAACAAGTAAGGGCGCAATCAAATGGGATACTGCATTGGGGATACAGATGAAGGTAACGACACAATTGCGTCATAAATATTTAAGCTTTGGGGATATTAACTCAGATGTTTTACAACGTAATATTGCCAAGTTAGACACAGCGTTTAATAATTTTTGGAAGCATGGCAGAGGATTTCCTAAATATCTGCCTAAATTAGATAGTTTTGAATACAAACCAGGACAAGTTAAATTAATTAACTTTATAGATAGTTATGCAACTGTATATCTTCCTGGTATTGGTAATGTCAAAATGTTTAATAGCAGGGACTTAAGCAAAATTCAGGAAATTAGAACCTGCACAGTTAAACGTAGCGCCTCGAATTGGTATATTTCCATGTTGTTAGAAATACCAGGAGAACTGCCAGAACTACGATGCGAAATTAACTCGGTAGTTGGTATTGATGTCGGCGTTAACAAGCTTGTAGCCTTGTCCAATGGTAGCTTTATTGAAAATATTAGAGTTACTACTAATGCTAGAACGGCTCGGCGGTTTGTAATTCGTCAACGTGCAGCGAGTCGTAAAGTTAACGGTTCTAAGAATAAAGCTAAGGCATACCAAAAGTTAGCTAAAACACAGCATAAACTATCTCAAAAACGAGATGGTTACAATTGGCAAGCTGCATCTAAAATTGTCAAAACTGCTGATGCGGTTGGACGTGAAGATCTGAAAATTACTAATATGGTTAAACGTGCTAAACCTAAACATGATGGAAAGGGAGGTTATTTAAAAAACAGAGCCGGAGCTAAAACTGGATTAAATAAAGTAATTCTTGATTGCGGTTGGGGTGATTTGTTTAATAAAATTGCATGGTTGGCAAATAAATTAGGTAAACCAGTTGTTGCAGTTAATCCAAAATATTCATCTCAAGAATGCCCTAAATGCAAACATATAGACAAGAAAAATCGTAGTGGTGAAAAGTTTATCTGTACTAACTGCCAATATACCAATCATGCTGATACAAAAGCTTCAAGAACTATAGCTAAAAAAGTTGGGCTAGTTTTCCCCAAAAAAATCAAGAAAACTCTACCCCCGGACTGGGGGAAAGTTACGCCTGTGAAGATATCAACGCCGTTTGGGGTTGAGTCCAGGAACCATGCCTTAGAGCAATTAAATACTCAGTTGAATTTGTTTGATTTAACCCAGTAAACAATTGCTGACAATCGGAAATCCAGAAAATACGGCAGAAAATCTGGAGAATCTGCGCGTCTTTAGACCGCAGAGTGTCAAATACAATCAAACACAAAATTACCGTAGGGGCGGGTTGCACAGATAATTTTTGGGCTACACAGATAAATTGATTAAACCCGCCCCAATGTCGATATGTAGTATTTTCAGGGTTTGTTACCTTTCACTATCGCTCAACCCAACCTACAATTATCCTTAAAGCCCTGCCAAAACCGCCTGTATCTTCGCATCAGCAAATAACTTCTGAGTATCAGCAATTATCCGCTTACCCCAAAGATTTTGCTTAAGATACGCCACATCTGCAAACTGCTTATCTAACTTCAAAGCTTGCGCTGCTAATTGCACACCTTTGTCTGATTCTCCTTTGGTGTAGAAAACTACTGCTAAAGCTAATTGAGGTTCCGCTTGTTGAGCATCTAGTTTAACCACTTTCTGCCATTGTTGGATAGCTGCCTCAGTTTCTCCCATTTCATAGTTAATAAAACCGATATTATTGATAGCTGCTATTAAGTTTTCATTAATACTTAGTGCTTGCTTGTAGTCAGAAAGTGCTGCACTATAGTTTTCTTGGGAATGGTAGACAAAACCTCGAATTAAATAAGCCTTAGCATACTGAGAATTGATTTTAATCGCAGTATTGAAATCATCAATAGCTTTATTCCACTGCTTCTGGCTGAAGAAAACATTACCCCGATTGTAGTAAGTATCAGCCCACTGAGGATTGATTTTAATCACAGTATTGAAATCATCAATAGCTTTATTCCACTGCTTCTGGTTAAAATAAACTAAACCCCGATTGTTGTAAACATCAGCATCATCAGGATTGATTTTAATCACAGTAGTGTAATCATCAATAGCTTTATTCCACTGCTCCTGGTCTTTGTAAACATTACCCCGCTTGTAGTAAGCATAAGCCTGAGAGCTTTGAGCAATAGCATTATCAGGATTGATTTTAATGGCAGTATTATAATCATCAATAGCTTTATCCCATTGCTCCTGGTCTTTGTAAACATTACCCCGATTGAGGTAAGCTTTATCAGACTGAGGATTGATTTTAATGGCACTATTATAATCATCAATAGCTTTATCCCACTGCTCCCGGAAGTAGTAAACTAAACCTCGATTGTTGTAAGCTTTATCAGACTGAGGATTGATTTTAATGGCACTATTGTAATCATCAATAGCTTTATCCAACTGATTCTGGTTTTTGTAAACATTACCCCGATTGTAGTAAGCGTTATCAGACTGAGAATTGATTTTAATAGCACTATTGTAATCATCAATAGCTTTACCCCACTGCTTCTGCTCGTCGTAAACATTACCCCGATTGTTGTAAGCTAAATCTAACTTAGGATTGATTTTAATCACAGTAGTGTAATCGTCAATAGCTTTACCCCACTGCTGTTGGTTTTTGTAAACATTACCCCGATTGTAGTAAGCATCAGCATACTGAGAATTAATTTTAATAGCAGTATTGTAATCATCAATAGCTTTATTCCACTGCTTCTGCTCGGAGTAAACTAAACCCCGATTGTTGTAAGCATCAGCATCATTAGGATTGATTTTAATGACACTATTGTAATCATCAATAGCTTTACCCCACTGCTTCAGTTCCTGGTAAACTAAACCCCGATTGTTGTAAGCATCAGCATCATTAGGATTGATTTTAATGACACTATTGTAATCATCAATAGCTTTACCCCACTGCTTCTGCTCGGAGTAAACATTACCCCGATTGTAGTAAATATCAGCATCATCAGGATTAATTTTAATAGCAGTAGTATAATCATCAATAGCTTTACCCCACTGCTTCTGATCGACGTAAACTATACCCCGATTGTTGTAAGCATCAACATAGTTAGGATTGATTTTAATTGCAGTATTGTAATCATCAATAGCTTTATCCCACTGCTTCTGCTCGGAGTAAAGATTACCCCTTAAATTGTAAGCATTCGCAAACTGAGGATTGATTTTAATTGCAGTATTGTAATCATCAATAGCTCTATCCCACTGCTTCTGCTTGGAGTAAACTGAACCCCGATTCAAGTACAAAGCAGCACGGGGGCTGATGTCAATCCCTTTTTGAATCGCTGCAATTGCTTCTGGATACCTTTTTAAATCGGATAAAATTATTGTTTTTGTATAATACAGATTCGGGTCTTGAGGCTGAATTGCGATCGCTTTTTCTACCGCTACTAATGCTTCATCCAGTTTCTTTAAGTTTCTCAGCACTATACTTTGCAATCTTAACGCTGGATAGTAATCAGGTTTTTTGCTAATAGCTGTAGAAATTGCATCTGAAGCTTCTGAATATTTCTTCTGTTCATTTAACACCAACCCGCGTCCATACCAAGCTAGATGAACAAACGCAGGTTGCAGCTTAATTGCTACATCAAAAGCCGCTATTGCTTCATCATATCGACGTAACCGCCACAATTGATTTCCTCGTTGTAGCCATACCGAAGTCTTAGCATTACCTTGAGGAACACCAACTGTTAATATTGCTTTCTTAACCGCATCTTGTTGTACTGCATTTAAATCAGGTGGTGGCGAGTTTTCTACTTTTAACCATCCCGAATTAATTTGTAGTCGATTTGCTATACCCAGAAAAGTGTTAGCAGGAATACCTAAACTATATCCAAACTGAAGTTTATTGAAATCACCTGCTTGGTCGTCAATTGCGGTTTCTCCTTCCGCAGCACCATGAATTCCTATCACTCTACCAAGACTATCTAAAACAGCGCCTCCACTCATCCCACCATAAGTAATATTGCGATAAACTAACTCATATCCTCCGGTTAAAGAAATAGCACTTTCGGCAGCAACAGCACCTTGATTTCTACCCTCAACTCGATAATTTTTTACTCGTAATAATCCGATTTCTTGCTCAAGTATATCTCCAGGGCTAAAGCGCCACTGTGATTGCTTGTTACCAAACTTGGGATACCCCGTAACAAACGTAGACTGCTCATCTTTTACAGCAACATTCCCGATAGTTGCTACTTGATAGCTGTCATTACTATTAAACTGTACAACCGCTAAATCTACCCCCTCTTCCTTTCTCACTCGGCTAGAATCTACCGGATAAATCTTCCCATCTGGGGTAACGATTTCATAGTTAGTTGAATTATTGATCACATGAGCGCAAGTCAGCACATAATAAGTATTATTCTGTTTAGCAATAATAACTCCTGACCCGCTATCTCGATTGTCATTTTTATTATTAATTCTCACAGTAAACTTTCGAGCTTGTTCATTTAATTGCCCTAACCATCCGGTTAACTCTGGTTCGTAAACATCATCAATTGAAATAGGTGGTTGCGGAAAAGAATAAGCCCTAGCAAAATCTTGTGGTAACTGTGCTAAAAACGTTTGTAAAGAAATGCCCCAACTAGAACCCCGCAGTTTTTGAATTTCTGCTGGCGTAGGTTTAGCATTATCTTCATAGACATAACCACTATTTAAAATCGGATAACT belongs to Oculatellaceae cyanobacterium and includes:
- a CDS encoding tetratricopeptide repeat protein — encoded protein: MYNRPLTLFSCLLLLATPVMTANAIYAQQPNSTIPDDVPPPLSLQERQKIAAEITVKVSSENNGGSGVLIAKQQQTYLVLTNAHVVNNSKNLQVRTPDGKTYTAQLVPNSTLGNYDLALLQFTSNQEYSLAQYDPSNLPRVNGEVLAVGFSGESGKLVYLPGKITYLPERSLKQGYGLGYNSAVVQGMSGGAILNEYGELIGINGRSSYPILNSGYVYEDNAKPTPAEIQKLRGSSWGISLQTFLAQLPQDFARAYSFPQPPISIDDVYEPELTGWLGQLNEQARKFTVRINNKNDNRDSGSGVIIAKQNNTYYVLTCAHVINNSTNYEIVTPDGKIYPVDSSRVRKEEGVDLAVVQFNSNDSYQVATIGNVAVKDEQSTFVTGYPKFGNKQSQWRFSPGDILEQEIGLLRVKNYRVEGRNQGAVAAESAISLTGGYELVYRNITYGGMSGGAVLDSLGRVIGIHGAAEGETAIDDQAGDFNKLQFGYSLGIPANTFLGIANRLQINSGWLKVENSPPPDLNAVQQDAVKKAILTVGVPQGNAKTSVWLQRGNQLWRLRRYDEAIAAFDVAIKLQPAFVHLAWYGRGLVLNEQKKYSEASDAISTAISKKPDYYPALRLQSIVLRNLKKLDEALVAVEKAIAIQPQDPNLYYTKTIILSDLKRYPEAIAAIQKGIDISPRAALYLNRGSVYSKQKQWDRAIDDYNTAIKINPQFANAYNLRGNLYSEQKQWDKAIDDYNTAIKINPNYVDAYNNRGIVYVDQKQWGKAIDDYTTAIKINPDDADIYYNRGNVYSEQKQWGKAIDDYNSVIKINPNDADAYNNRGLVYQELKQWGKAIDDYNSVIKINPNDADAYNNRGLVYSEQKQWNKAIDDYNTAIKINSQYADAYYNRGNVYKNQQQWGKAIDDYTTVIKINPKLDLAYNNRGNVYDEQKQWGKAIDDYNSAIKINSQSDNAYYNRGNVYKNQNQLDKAIDDYNSAIKINPQSDKAYNNRGLVYYFREQWDKAIDDYNSAIKINPQSDKAYLNRGNVYKDQEQWDKAIDDYNTAIKINPDNAIAQSSQAYAYYKRGNVYKDQEQWNKAIDDYTTVIKINPDDADVYNNRGLVYFNQKQWNKAIDDFNTVIKINPQWADTYYNRGNVFFSQKQWNKAIDDFNTAIKINSQYAKAYLIRGFVYHSQENYSAALSDYKQALSINENLIAAINNIGFINYEMGETEAAIQQWQKVVKLDAQQAEPQLALAVVFYTKGESDKGVQLAAQALKLDKQFADVAYLKQNLWGKRIIADTQKLFADAKIQAVLAGL
- a CDS encoding transposase produces the protein MQVRWNFKLKPNQSQIARMSEWLITLRKHRNYALRERETGYNTNNQNADIPISYAFGSFCDLESKFEYGASCPLTCPVVKHGVIPDNLSLALKTSKGAIKWDTALGIQMKVTTQLRHKYLSFGDINSDVLQRNIAKLDTAFNNFWKHGRGFPKYLPKLDSFEYKPGQVKLINFIDSYATVYLPGIGNVKMFNSRDLSKIQEIRTCTVKRSASNWYISMLLEIPGELPELRCEINSVVGIDVGVNKLVALSNGSFIENIRVTTNARTARRFVIRQRAASRKVNGSKNKAKAYQKLAKTQHKLSQKRDGYNWQAASKIVKTADAVGREDLKITNMVKRAKPKHDGKGGYLKNRAGAKTGLNKVILDCGWGDLFNKIAWLANKLGKPVVAVNPKYSSQECPKCKHIDKKNRSGEKFICTNCQYTNHADTKASRTIAKKVGLVFPKKIKKTLPPDWGKVTPVKISTPFGVESRNHALEQLNTQLNLFDLTQ